The following are from one region of the Haloactinomyces albus genome:
- a CDS encoding acetate--CoA ligase family protein: MAYDSTSVREILDKARAEGREALTSPEGKLLCDAYGIPIAGEGLANTAEEAVDIAGKIGTAVAMKIVSPQILHKTDAGCVVVDVVGEQAVRSAYGEILANARSHDPDATIHGIQVQQMVTSGHEVIIGATTDPTFGKVVAFGLGGVLVEVLQDVTFRLAPVQATDARAMLDDIAAADVLRGARGAEAADTDALADVVRRLSDLVTDFPEIREFDLNPVFAGSDGATAADVRVLVETGEVTQPEQRSQEEILRTMNRLMKPDSVAVIGASSEEGKIGNSVMKNLINGGYSGDIYPINPKADEVLGRTAYAGIAEVPGNVDVAVFTVPAKLVPSALEECGRKEIPAAVLIPSGFAETGNDELQQQVVDIARQYDIRLLGPNIYGYYYTPKDLCATFCTPYDVRGGVALTSQSGGIGMAILGYSRTTKMGVSAIVGLGNKSDVDEDDLLTFFEQDDNTNCVAMHLEDLKDGRSFVETARRMTRKKPVVVLKAGRTEMGARAASSHTGALAGNDKVYDDILRQSGVVRAPGLNEMLDYARGLPTLPTPQGENVVIITGAGGSGVLLSDACVANDLDLMHIPPDLDQAFREHIPPFGAAGNPIDITGGEPPSTYEATIKLALRDPRIHAVILGYWHTIVTPPMVFAELTVRAAEEARAAGIDKPIVASLAGDTEVEKASDHLFEHGIVAFPYTTEKPVAILGAKYQWARSAGLIIP; this comes from the coding sequence ATGGCCTACGACAGCACAAGCGTACGCGAGATCCTCGACAAGGCGCGGGCCGAGGGACGCGAGGCGCTGACCTCCCCCGAAGGAAAACTCCTGTGCGATGCCTACGGCATCCCCATCGCAGGCGAAGGCCTCGCCAACACGGCCGAGGAGGCCGTGGACATCGCAGGCAAGATCGGTACCGCGGTCGCGATGAAGATCGTGTCGCCGCAGATCCTGCACAAGACCGACGCCGGTTGCGTGGTTGTCGATGTCGTCGGTGAGCAGGCGGTGCGCTCGGCCTACGGGGAAATCCTGGCCAACGCCCGGTCCCACGATCCCGACGCCACCATCCACGGCATCCAGGTGCAGCAGATGGTCACCAGTGGGCACGAGGTGATCATCGGTGCGACCACCGACCCGACCTTCGGCAAGGTGGTGGCCTTCGGTCTGGGCGGCGTCCTCGTCGAGGTCCTCCAGGACGTCACCTTCCGGCTCGCCCCGGTGCAAGCCACCGACGCGCGGGCGATGCTCGACGACATCGCCGCCGCGGATGTGCTCCGCGGGGCACGCGGTGCCGAAGCCGCCGATACCGACGCGCTGGCCGACGTGGTCCGCCGGCTGTCCGACCTGGTCACCGATTTCCCCGAGATCCGCGAGTTCGACCTCAATCCGGTCTTTGCCGGCTCCGACGGTGCCACGGCCGCGGATGTGCGGGTGCTCGTCGAAACCGGTGAGGTCACTCAACCGGAACAGCGTTCCCAGGAGGAGATCCTGCGGACCATGAACCGGCTGATGAAACCCGACAGCGTCGCGGTGATCGGCGCGTCCTCCGAAGAGGGCAAGATCGGCAACTCGGTCATGAAGAACCTCATCAACGGTGGGTATTCCGGCGATATCTATCCGATCAACCCGAAGGCCGACGAGGTTCTCGGCCGCACGGCCTATGCCGGCATCGCCGAGGTTCCCGGAAACGTCGACGTGGCCGTCTTCACGGTCCCGGCCAAGCTCGTCCCCTCCGCGCTGGAGGAGTGCGGCCGCAAGGAAATTCCCGCCGCAGTGCTCATTCCCTCCGGCTTCGCCGAGACCGGCAACGACGAGCTGCAGCAGCAGGTCGTCGACATCGCCCGACAGTACGACATTCGGCTGCTCGGCCCGAACATCTACGGCTACTACTACACCCCGAAGGACCTCTGCGCCACCTTCTGCACCCCCTACGACGTGCGCGGGGGCGTGGCGCTGACCTCGCAAAGCGGCGGTATCGGCATGGCCATCCTCGGCTACAGCCGCACCACCAAGATGGGAGTCTCGGCCATCGTCGGCCTCGGCAACAAGTCCGATGTCGATGAAGACGACCTGCTGACCTTCTTCGAGCAGGACGACAACACCAACTGCGTGGCCATGCACCTCGAAGACCTCAAGGACGGGCGTTCCTTCGTCGAGACCGCCCGCAGGATGACCCGCAAGAAACCCGTCGTCGTCCTCAAGGCGGGCAGGACCGAGATGGGCGCCCGCGCCGCGAGCTCCCACACCGGCGCACTGGCGGGCAACGACAAGGTCTACGACGACATCCTGCGCCAGTCCGGCGTGGTTCGGGCCCCGGGTCTCAACGAGATGCTGGACTACGCCCGAGGCCTGCCCACCCTGCCCACCCCTCAAGGCGAAAACGTCGTCATCATCACCGGTGCGGGCGGCTCCGGGGTACTGCTCTCCGATGCCTGCGTGGCCAACGACCTCGATCTCATGCACATCCCGCCGGATCTCGACCAGGCCTTCCGGGAGCACATTCCGCCGTTCGGCGCCGCGGGCAATCCCATCGACATCACCGGCGGCGAGCCGCCCAGTACCTACGAGGCAACGATCAAGCTCGCCCTGCGAGACCCGCGCATCCACGCGGTGATCCTGGGCTACTGGCACACCATCGTCACCCCGCCCATGGTCTTCGCCGAACTCACCGTCCGCGCCGCGGAAGAAGCCCGTGCCGCAGGCATCGACAAGCCCATCGTCGCCTCCCTCGCCGGAGACACCGAGGTCGAAAAGGCCAGCGACCATCTCTTCGAGCACGGAATCGTGGCTTTCCCCTACACCACCGAAAAACCGGTCGCCATCCTCGGCGCCAAATACCAGTGGGCCCGCTCGGCCGGACTCATCATCCCCTGA
- a CDS encoding TerC family protein — MTIPGWMWIATIAALLALLAFDFWLVSRNPRDPSLRESTAWVTFYVSLAVLFGFGVMALGGSRYGGEFFAGWITEYSLSIDNLFIFVLIMTRFSVPRQYRQKVLLIGIVLALVMRGVFIALGAGMVARFNWIFYIFGAFLLYTAWKLIKDKGEDEEFSENAALRTVRRVLPTTSEYHGAAMTTRVNGRRMVTPMLIVMVAIGTTDLLFAVDSIPAIFGLTKEPYLVFTANAFALMGLRQLFFLIGGLLDRLIYLSKGLAIILAFIGVKLILEALHHQGLHWVPEIPILVSLLVIIGTLAVTAVLSLAKSHKQAAAERESSAAEDAPVAETPAAETPAAETPAGETAGGEAEVR, encoded by the coding sequence ATGACGATTCCCGGTTGGATGTGGATCGCGACGATCGCCGCTTTGCTGGCACTGCTCGCGTTCGATTTCTGGCTCGTCTCACGCAATCCCCGCGATCCGTCGCTGCGGGAGTCGACCGCGTGGGTCACCTTCTATGTCAGTCTCGCGGTGCTGTTCGGATTCGGGGTCATGGCACTCGGTGGGAGCCGGTACGGCGGGGAGTTCTTCGCGGGCTGGATCACCGAGTACTCCCTCAGCATCGACAACCTGTTCATCTTCGTGCTGATCATGACCAGGTTCTCGGTGCCCCGCCAGTACCGGCAGAAGGTCCTGCTGATCGGCATCGTGCTGGCGCTGGTGATGCGAGGCGTGTTCATCGCCCTCGGTGCCGGGATGGTGGCGCGGTTCAACTGGATCTTCTACATTTTCGGGGCCTTCCTGCTCTACACGGCCTGGAAACTGATCAAGGACAAGGGCGAGGACGAGGAATTCTCGGAAAACGCCGCACTGCGCACCGTGCGTCGGGTGCTGCCGACCACCTCGGAGTATCACGGTGCGGCGATGACCACCCGCGTCAACGGGCGGCGGATGGTGACACCGATGCTGATCGTGATGGTCGCCATCGGCACGACGGATCTGCTGTTCGCCGTGGATTCCATTCCCGCCATCTTCGGTCTCACCAAGGAGCCCTACCTGGTCTTCACGGCCAATGCCTTCGCGTTGATGGGGCTGCGGCAGCTGTTCTTCCTCATCGGTGGTCTGCTCGATCGGCTGATCTACCTGAGCAAGGGGCTGGCGATCATCCTGGCTTTCATCGGGGTCAAGCTGATCCTCGAAGCCCTGCATCACCAGGGGCTGCACTGGGTTCCGGAGATTCCGATCCTCGTGTCGCTGCTCGTGATCATCGGAACCCTGGCGGTCACCGCCGTTTTGAGTCTGGCCAAGTCCCACAAGCAGGCTGCGGCCGAGCGGGAGTCGTCCGCTGCTGAGGATGCTCCCGTCGCTGAAACCCCTGCCGCTGAAACCCCTGCCGCTGAAACCCCTGCCGGTGAGACCGCCGGTGGCGAGGCCGAAGTGCGATGA
- a CDS encoding Nramp family divalent metal transporter, whose product MDADNVPAAREPDPESTATEGTEEERVWSAGRLDPMPIRKLPESPPSIHLLGPTVFLVALGVGMGETYMWPRLVLVFGPEIRWLFLIGVTLQAFVMLEMARYAMATGESIFTGAARVAKPLMWFFFCTALIVYIWPGHLSAGAGALEEITGIPWMVTAIAGLLLVGLIFTLAKVIYNLLESVLSFLIGLLVVGSSIIAAMVGKFSDVTSTLAGMVQFGYFPDAATSSAWFPIIVGSIAFAGPSGMQQMWYTLHLREKGAGMGAHIPKLRGLAHSGDEEVMPARGFMFDTDDPEEMRKWKGWRRWVTFDALLLFWGITMLVTITFTVLAQSAARQNPNVRILIENGERQAAMNAMADSFSAVGGPLMGGIFLGFIALIGLNATLGLYDSFSRGQADMAYNFIKGVNKFRMAHIYAAFLWGVIIFGILVLLFGPANGPSAILDTLAFLSAFAMGAYCVVLLLVNNIMLPKPIRPNLASNLIIAFGATFYLGMLFFSLFTYGVIPD is encoded by the coding sequence GTGGACGCTGATAACGTACCCGCAGCCAGAGAACCCGACCCGGAGTCAACCGCGACCGAAGGCACCGAGGAAGAACGGGTGTGGTCGGCCGGTCGGCTGGATCCCATGCCGATCCGCAAGCTGCCCGAGTCCCCACCCTCGATCCATCTCCTCGGACCCACCGTATTCCTCGTCGCCCTCGGCGTGGGAATGGGCGAAACGTACATGTGGCCACGGCTGGTCCTCGTCTTCGGGCCGGAGATCCGTTGGCTTTTCCTCATCGGTGTCACGCTGCAGGCATTCGTCATGCTGGAGATGGCCCGATATGCCATGGCCACCGGTGAGAGCATCTTCACCGGTGCTGCTCGAGTGGCCAAACCACTGATGTGGTTCTTCTTCTGCACGGCACTGATCGTCTACATCTGGCCGGGCCATCTCTCGGCCGGAGCCGGAGCGCTCGAAGAGATCACCGGAATACCGTGGATGGTCACCGCGATCGCCGGGCTTCTCCTCGTCGGCCTGATATTCACGCTGGCCAAAGTGATCTACAACCTGCTGGAGAGCGTGCTGTCGTTCCTCATCGGGCTCCTGGTGGTCGGATCGAGCATCATCGCCGCGATGGTGGGGAAATTCAGCGACGTGACCAGCACGCTCGCGGGAATGGTCCAGTTCGGCTACTTCCCGGATGCGGCGACGTCCTCGGCCTGGTTCCCCATCATCGTCGGCTCGATCGCGTTCGCGGGCCCCTCCGGCATGCAGCAGATGTGGTACACGCTGCACCTGCGGGAGAAGGGCGCCGGGATGGGTGCGCACATTCCCAAGCTCCGTGGCCTGGCCCACTCGGGTGACGAGGAAGTGATGCCCGCACGCGGCTTCATGTTCGACACCGACGATCCGGAGGAAATGCGCAAGTGGAAGGGCTGGCGCCGCTGGGTGACCTTCGACGCGCTGCTGCTCTTCTGGGGCATCACGATGCTCGTCACGATCACCTTCACCGTGCTGGCACAGTCCGCCGCCCGGCAGAACCCCAACGTGCGGATTCTGATCGAAAACGGTGAGCGCCAAGCGGCGATGAACGCGATGGCGGACTCGTTCAGCGCTGTGGGAGGTCCGCTGATGGGCGGTATCTTCCTCGGATTCATCGCCCTGATCGGCCTCAACGCCACCCTCGGCCTGTACGACTCGTTCTCCCGCGGCCAGGCCGACATGGCCTACAACTTCATCAAGGGCGTCAACAAGTTCCGGATGGCGCACATCTATGCGGCGTTCCTGTGGGGTGTGATCATCTTCGGGATCCTCGTCCTGCTGTTCGGGCCGGCGAACGGACCCAGCGCCATTCTCGACACCCTGGCGTTCCTCTCGGCCTTCGCGATGGGTGCCTACTGTGTGGTGCTGCTGCTCGTGAACAACATCATGCTGCCCAAGCCGATTCGGCCGAACCTGGCGAGTAACCTGATCATCGCCTTCGGTGCCACGTTCTACCTGGGCATGTTGTTCTTCAGCCTGTTCACCTACGGCGTCATCCCGGACTGA
- the frc gene encoding formyl-CoA transferase, whose translation MTKALEGVRVLDMTHVQSGPSATQILAWLGAEVIKLEAPHGDITRTQLNDVDNGDSLYFTMLNCNKQSITLNMKSDRGKEVFAELVRNSDVLAENFGPGAVDRMGFTWDKLRELNPRLIYASIKGFGEGPYTHYKAYEVVAQAMGGSMSTTGFEDGPPTATGAQIGDSGTGIHTVAGILAALFQRERSGHGQRVSVAMQHAVLNLCRVKLRDQQRLTRGPLREYPNDEFGEEVPRSGNASGGGQPGWAVRCKPGGPNDYIYVIVQPAGWAPIANLIGRPELADDPEWNTPQARLPKLDKMFHMIEEWTINHDKWDVLAQLNAHNIPCGPILSTQELIEDSSLADNDMIVSVDHPERGEFKTVGCPIKLSDSPVQVERSPLLGEHNEDVYLHRLGLEESELAELKANGVI comes from the coding sequence ATGACCAAGGCACTGGAAGGTGTCCGCGTGCTCGACATGACCCATGTTCAATCGGGCCCGTCCGCGACGCAGATTCTGGCCTGGCTGGGCGCCGAAGTCATCAAACTGGAAGCACCACACGGCGACATCACCCGTACTCAACTCAACGACGTCGACAACGGCGACAGCCTCTATTTCACGATGCTCAACTGCAACAAGCAGAGCATCACGCTCAACATGAAAAGCGATCGGGGCAAGGAAGTCTTCGCCGAGCTCGTTCGGAATTCCGATGTGCTCGCGGAGAACTTCGGGCCCGGCGCCGTGGACCGCATGGGATTCACCTGGGACAAGCTCCGGGAACTCAACCCGCGACTCATCTACGCCTCGATCAAGGGATTCGGTGAGGGTCCCTACACGCATTACAAGGCCTACGAGGTCGTCGCCCAGGCCATGGGCGGTTCCATGAGCACGACCGGGTTCGAGGACGGCCCCCCGACGGCGACCGGTGCCCAAATCGGTGACTCGGGCACCGGCATCCACACCGTGGCAGGCATCCTCGCCGCGCTGTTCCAGCGGGAACGCAGCGGGCACGGCCAGCGGGTGTCGGTGGCGATGCAGCACGCGGTGCTCAACCTCTGCCGGGTCAAGCTCCGCGATCAGCAACGGCTCACCCGTGGCCCACTGCGCGAGTATCCGAACGACGAGTTCGGCGAGGAGGTGCCGCGCTCGGGCAATGCCTCCGGTGGCGGGCAGCCGGGCTGGGCAGTGCGGTGCAAACCGGGCGGTCCCAACGACTACATCTATGTCATCGTCCAACCCGCAGGCTGGGCTCCTATCGCGAATCTGATCGGCCGACCCGAACTCGCCGACGATCCCGAGTGGAACACGCCGCAAGCACGGCTGCCCAAACTGGACAAGATGTTCCACATGATCGAGGAATGGACGATCAACCACGACAAGTGGGACGTGCTGGCTCAGCTCAACGCCCACAACATTCCGTGTGGCCCGATTCTGTCCACCCAGGAACTGATCGAGGATTCCTCGCTGGCGGACAACGACATGATCGTGTCCGTGGACCACCCCGAGCGCGGCGAATTCAAAACCGTGGGGTGCCCGATCAAGCTGTCCGACTCACCGGTGCAGGTCGAACGTTCGCCGCTGCTGGGCGAGCACAACGAGGACGTCTACCTCCACCGGCTGGGACTCGAGGAATCCGAGCTCGCCGAGCTCAAAGCGAACGGGGTGATCTGA
- a CDS encoding OFA family MFS transporter, with product MTSPVQQIRDHHGRHYRIGEQPRELMGRSRTWMLLLCWSPMFMVGAAQYAYGAALPTLADARGWPIGAFLWPLAVWTVFQAGAGYPVAHLRHRHRLGPRAVMLLGAVLCLIGVRTLAHAPSLPGVLLGYSVLGGTGAGLVYATCTSTVAKWYPERTAGRVGFVTGAFAYGSVPCIVALVLGVNAETVSPALDGFGVLLFVVVLACGALFTDPPRNWWPSHIDPRRWASSGRLNPGRVGNPPAVRQYSTAEALRTPALPVMYACLFCAGTVSLCNAALLVILTDRLGFGPWPVALAAAAFVGINGAGRAVAIRVSDRLGRRRVLTWVMGIQGAGQCCLLVTAAGSTGWVLALGVGLAGLGGGAFYPLFASLAREYFGEHSTMEVHGVVYSAKAFSGVAGVGMAVLALGPWGFTPVFAAAGFLALCSAVLTRVLRRPGLPRTLP from the coding sequence ATGACCAGCCCCGTGCAGCAGATCCGCGATCACCACGGCCGCCACTACCGCATCGGCGAGCAGCCCCGAGAGCTCATGGGACGCTCCAGGACATGGATGCTCCTGCTGTGCTGGAGTCCCATGTTCATGGTGGGTGCGGCGCAGTACGCCTATGGAGCCGCGCTGCCCACGTTGGCCGACGCTCGGGGCTGGCCGATCGGCGCGTTCCTCTGGCCGCTGGCCGTGTGGACGGTCTTTCAAGCCGGTGCGGGATATCCGGTGGCGCACCTGCGCCACCGTCACCGCCTCGGTCCACGGGCGGTGATGTTGCTCGGCGCCGTGCTGTGCCTGATCGGTGTTCGCACGCTGGCCCACGCACCAAGCCTGCCGGGGGTGTTGCTCGGCTACTCCGTGCTCGGTGGCACCGGGGCGGGACTGGTCTACGCCACTTGCACTTCGACCGTGGCCAAGTGGTACCCCGAACGAACAGCAGGCCGGGTCGGCTTTGTCACGGGAGCCTTCGCGTACGGCTCGGTACCCTGCATCGTGGCCCTCGTCCTGGGGGTGAACGCGGAAACCGTGTCACCGGCCCTCGACGGATTCGGCGTGCTGCTGTTCGTCGTGGTGCTGGCGTGCGGAGCTTTGTTCACCGACCCACCACGGAACTGGTGGCCCTCGCATATCGACCCGCGCCGGTGGGCCTCGAGCGGGCGGCTCAATCCGGGTCGAGTGGGCAACCCGCCTGCAGTACGGCAGTACTCCACCGCCGAGGCACTGCGCACTCCGGCACTCCCGGTGATGTATGCCTGCCTGTTCTGCGCCGGAACGGTGTCCTTGTGCAATGCCGCGCTGCTGGTGATCCTCACCGACCGGCTCGGCTTCGGCCCTTGGCCCGTGGCGCTGGCCGCCGCCGCTTTCGTCGGTATCAACGGTGCGGGCAGGGCGGTGGCGATCCGTGTCTCCGACCGACTCGGGCGCCGCCGGGTTCTGACCTGGGTGATGGGCATCCAGGGTGCCGGCCAGTGCTGTCTGCTCGTCACCGCCGCGGGCTCCACGGGGTGGGTACTGGCGCTGGGGGTCGGCCTCGCAGGCCTCGGTGGAGGTGCCTTCTATCCCCTGTTCGCGAGCCTGGCTCGGGAGTACTTCGGCGAGCACAGCACGATGGAAGTCCACGGCGTCGTCTACAGCGCGAAAGCATTCAGCGGTGTGGCCGGCGTGGGGATGGCGGTGCTGGCACTGGGCCCCTGGGGCTTTACGCCGGTGTTCGCTGCCGCAGGATTCCTCGCCCTGTGCTCGGCGGTGCTCACCCGCGTCCTGCGCCGGCCCGGATTGCCCCGCACACTGCCCTGA